The following coding sequences are from one Flavobacteriales bacterium window:
- a CDS encoding outer membrane beta-barrel protein, with amino-acid sequence MVRLSILILLLFPVFVFSQDTTIVSRLITSIEGNAGIAMPSVIESKLVDELHDSYTSINGFNVGYSLFIPLAKGFSIKLGMQYTRVGYGFDYLNDNYDLYQIHIDRMIGLFDMPLGLQYSLIPSDKIEFRINAEGGISVKNIVSEEYITTTDFYTYRNNSNSLPNGVNGFLLGGEFAILYSLSNNLKLGIGSKFRYYSDAIDEYINEKESVSKLSVFQINSMIEYCFDRNERRKDQNITTTSKKQMKASNKVDSLSYDFKIRYRNTLQADFKIFEGLILVGCERIVISQRRYKAGIKAGLGYGMEGPIIPFGFTNLISFGDVHVETNLEYVYWINNSGRGVLIPQVGLRYQKRDSRFMVKVYSIPFIVESLNLSSPFVNSLEQFGASVGYSFWE; translated from the coding sequence ATGGTGAGACTATCAATACTTATTCTTTTACTATTTCCTGTTTTTGTTTTTTCACAAGACACAACCATTGTTTCACGGTTGATTACCTCGATTGAGGGAAATGCAGGAATTGCGATGCCATCTGTGATCGAATCCAAGTTGGTTGATGAATTACATGATTCTTATACATCAATTAATGGGTTCAATGTAGGTTATTCTTTATTTATTCCTTTGGCTAAAGGGTTTTCTATAAAACTAGGAATGCAGTATACCCGAGTAGGTTATGGTTTTGATTATTTAAACGATAATTACGATTTGTATCAAATTCATATTGATAGAATGATAGGACTTTTTGATATGCCATTGGGCCTTCAATATTCTTTAATTCCTTCAGATAAAATCGAATTTAGAATAAATGCTGAAGGTGGAATCTCAGTAAAGAACATTGTAAGTGAAGAGTATATTACTACAACAGATTTCTATACATATAGAAATAATTCTAATTCATTACCCAATGGGGTAAATGGCTTTTTATTGGGTGGGGAATTTGCCATTTTATATAGCTTGTCAAATAACTTAAAATTGGGGATAGGTAGTAAATTTAGGTATTACTCAGATGCAATAGATGAATACATCAATGAGAAAGAGAGTGTATCCAAACTTTCTGTTTTTCAAATTAATTCCATGATTGAATACTGCTTTGATCGAAATGAAAGAAGAAAGGATCAGAATATTACGACTACGTCTAAAAAGCAAATGAAAGCAAGTAATAAAGTTGATTCTTTATCCTATGATTTTAAAATCAGGTACAGAAATACTTTACAAGCTGACTTTAAGATATTTGAAGGACTGATTTTAGTAGGATGTGAAAGAATTGTGATAAGTCAAAGACGCTACAAAGCGGGAATAAAAGCAGGTTTGGGTTATGGCATGGAAGGTCCCATAATTCCTTTCGGCTTTACTAACTTGATTTCCTTCGGTGACGTTCATGTTGAGACTAATTTAGAATATGTTTATTGGATAAATAACTCTGGTAGGGGTGTTCTTATACCTCAGGTAGGCTTAAGATATCAAAAACGGGATAGTAGGTTTATGGTGAAAGTTTATTCAATTCCATTTATTGTTGAGAGCTTAAATTTAAGCTCTCCATTTGTGAATAGTTTGGAGCAATTTGGCGCCTCAGTAGGTTATTCATTTTGGGAGTAG
- a CDS encoding MFS transporter, whose amino-acid sequence MHKYKSIITIAIAMTAAWTVGLFGLRIQPQMLIPLMEKFDVSDPEIGKLYMLENLSYFISLLIGSLLISRYSRIKMAMFATALLVGGNIASAYATNIDSLMLFRVVVSIGGGLVSGSGTASGSASSDPVRAFGLTSICYLGVFALAHALIPLALAWNGATGVYLALAGYSLLVFPAYYWLLQPEESAKSTGGLFNKILAAPYRSIAIVAMLGLFINELGQNGLFTYEDKIGDNIGLSAEHRGTILASALFLGLGGGILATWMGSRFGNFKPLLWGLGIQVLSSSYLIINTDSDLYFYLMLARNATYSFVMPYLLGTLAALDNEGRWAVAGDAFWNAATTPGPYLATLMVTYGSYHILGSWVFLASGLGMAFLCYTARKVDKMGLKG is encoded by the coding sequence ATGCACAAGTACAAATCCATCATTACCATAGCAATTGCCATGACAGCGGCTTGGACTGTTGGCCTGTTTGGTCTTCGAATACAACCACAAATGCTGATTCCTTTGATGGAAAAGTTTGATGTTTCCGATCCTGAGATTGGTAAACTTTACATGCTAGAGAATCTGTCTTACTTTATTTCTCTTCTAATTGGAAGCTTACTCATTAGCAGATATTCCAGAATTAAAATGGCCATGTTCGCCACTGCCCTTTTGGTAGGTGGTAATATTGCTTCAGCATATGCAACTAATATAGATTCCTTAATGCTCTTTCGAGTAGTTGTTTCTATTGGAGGAGGACTCGTTTCTGGTTCTGGTACCGCATCAGGATCTGCTTCGAGCGACCCGGTAAGAGCTTTTGGCTTGACAAGCATTTGTTATTTAGGGGTCTTCGCGTTAGCTCATGCATTAATCCCGCTTGCTCTTGCTTGGAATGGCGCAACGGGAGTTTATCTGGCATTGGCTGGTTATTCATTATTAGTATTCCCAGCTTATTACTGGCTCCTTCAACCAGAAGAAAGCGCAAAATCAACTGGAGGTTTATTCAACAAAATTTTAGCTGCACCTTATCGCAGCATTGCAATTGTAGCCATGCTCGGATTATTTATAAACGAACTCGGCCAAAATGGTTTGTTTACTTACGAAGATAAAATCGGCGACAACATCGGGTTATCAGCGGAGCATCGAGGAACAATTCTAGCGTCTGCTTTATTCTTAGGATTAGGTGGTGGCATACTTGCCACATGGATGGGTTCTCGATTCGGAAACTTTAAACCTTTACTTTGGGGATTAGGTATTCAGGTTTTATCCAGCTCGTACCTAATAATTAATACAGATTCTGATTTGTATTTCTACCTAATGCTGGCGCGGAATGCTACATATAGCTTTGTGATGCCTTACTTATTAGGCACACTGGCTGCCCTCGATAATGAAGGAAGATGGGCTGTTGCAGGAGATGCATTCTGGAATGCAGCCACTACTCCCGGTCCATATCTCGCCACATTAATGGTTACCTATGGTAGTTATCATATTCTCGGTTCTTGGGTTTTTCTAGCTAGCGGATTAGGCATGGCTTTCTTGTGCTACACAGCTAGAAAGGTGGATAAGATGGGGTTGAAAGGGTGA